In Archangium violaceum, the following are encoded in one genomic region:
- a CDS encoding L-threonylcarbamoyladenylate synthase — METLKRGGVIALPTETVYGLAANCEDELAVRRVFAIKGRPATHPLIVHVARAEELPSWARHIPEDALRLAKAFWPGPLTLVLPRTARATDAVTGGQDTVAVRVPNHPLALAVLDALGGGVAAPSANRFGKVSPTTAEHVRADLGDEVDLILDGGPCTVGLESTIIDLSGREPAVLRPGGLPVEELERVLGRRVPVRTSATVRVSGSLASHYAPRAGVVLSEPRDVVSRVEALRAQEQSVGVLGPPSLTLPPGVPRYDVPEDPAGAARVLYMRLREADQQGHDVLVACLPRAEGLGVAVRDRLARAAAPRPVGG; from the coding sequence GTGGAAACGCTGAAACGCGGTGGCGTCATCGCGCTGCCGACTGAAACCGTCTATGGCCTGGCGGCCAATTGTGAGGACGAGCTGGCCGTACGCCGCGTCTTCGCCATCAAGGGTCGCCCCGCCACCCACCCGCTCATCGTCCACGTGGCCCGCGCCGAGGAGCTCCCCTCCTGGGCCCGCCACATCCCCGAGGACGCCTTGCGCCTGGCGAAGGCCTTCTGGCCGGGGCCGCTCACCCTCGTGCTGCCGCGCACCGCGCGCGCCACGGACGCCGTCACCGGAGGCCAGGACACGGTGGCCGTCCGCGTGCCCAACCATCCCCTCGCCCTGGCCGTGCTGGACGCCCTGGGAGGCGGCGTGGCCGCGCCGAGCGCCAACCGTTTCGGCAAGGTGAGCCCCACCACGGCGGAGCACGTGCGCGCGGACCTGGGGGACGAGGTGGACCTCATCCTCGATGGAGGCCCGTGCACCGTGGGCCTGGAGTCCACCATCATCGACCTGAGCGGCCGGGAGCCGGCGGTGCTGCGCCCCGGAGGCCTGCCGGTGGAGGAGCTCGAACGCGTCCTGGGACGCAGGGTGCCGGTGCGGACCTCGGCCACGGTGCGCGTCTCGGGCAGCCTCGCCTCGCACTACGCGCCCCGGGCGGGGGTGGTGCTCTCCGAGCCCAGGGACGTGGTCTCTCGCGTGGAGGCCCTCCGTGCCCAGGAACAAAGCGTGGGCGTCCTGGGGCCTCCGAGCCTCACCCTCCCCCCGGGAGTCCCCCGCTATGACGTGCCGGAGGACCCGGCCGGCGCGGCGCGCGTCCTCTATATGCGGCTGCGCGAGGCGGACCAGCAGGGCCACGACGTGCTGGTGGCCTGTCTCCCCAGGGCCGAGGGCCTGGGCGTCGCCGTGAGGGATCGCCTGGCCCGTGCCGCCGCGCCCCGGCCGGTGGGGGGTTGA
- the apaG gene encoding Co2+/Mg2+ efflux protein ApaG has product MSSTTTEGIRITVKPAYWPERSAPESHQYAFMYTVEILNEGGEPAQLRSRHWIITDATGKIEEVRGEGVVGKQPRLGPGERFEYTSWAQLRTPFGSMRGTYTMERADGRQFEARIGEFALTQPHALH; this is encoded by the coding sequence ATGTCGTCCACCACCACTGAAGGCATCCGCATCACCGTGAAGCCCGCCTACTGGCCGGAGCGGAGTGCCCCCGAATCCCACCAGTACGCGTTCATGTACACGGTGGAGATCCTCAACGAGGGCGGAGAGCCCGCGCAGCTGCGCAGCCGCCATTGGATCATCACCGACGCGACCGGGAAGATAGAGGAGGTGAGGGGCGAGGGCGTCGTGGGCAAGCAGCCCCGGCTGGGTCCCGGCGAGCGCTTCGAGTACACGAGCTGGGCGCAGCTGCGCACGCCGTTCGGCTCCATGCGTGGCACCTACACGATGGAGCGGGCGGACGGCCGTCAGTTCGAGGCCCGCATCGGCGAGTTCGCCCTCACGCAACCCCACGCGCTGCACTAG
- the hemH gene encoding ferrochelatase, with the protein MSSTRKGLLLVNLGTPDAPETGAVRRYLREFLSDPRVLDIHPVGRWFLLNLIILPFRSPKSAHAYRTIWTERGSPLMVYSRGLAEAVAERLAGEYEVELAMRYGNPSLPDAVARLRARGVSDFTVMPLYPQEAPSSSGSSLARTYEVLSEPWDVPNVRAVPAFYDHPAFLDAFARVARPVITEARADHVLFSFHGVPERHVRRTDASGRHCLASGGCCDAITDANRHCYRAQCFATARELAKRLGLEPQGWSVSFQSRLGRTPWVKPYTDFVLPELAARGVKRLAVMCPAFVSDCLETLEEVALRGRDQFLASGGESLTLVPSLNADPAWADAVVRLVRESEAAATSSPAAAAAPAVPDRPG; encoded by the coding sequence ATGAGCTCCACGCGCAAGGGCCTGCTGCTGGTCAACCTGGGGACGCCGGATGCTCCTGAAACCGGCGCCGTGCGCCGCTACCTGCGGGAGTTCCTCAGCGACCCGCGCGTGTTGGACATCCACCCGGTGGGGCGCTGGTTCCTCCTCAACCTCATCATCCTGCCCTTCCGCTCGCCGAAGAGCGCGCACGCCTACCGCACCATCTGGACGGAGCGGGGCTCGCCGCTGATGGTGTACTCGCGGGGCCTGGCGGAGGCCGTGGCCGAGCGGCTGGCCGGCGAGTACGAGGTGGAGCTGGCCATGCGCTACGGCAACCCGTCCCTGCCGGACGCGGTGGCGCGGCTCCGGGCACGGGGGGTGAGTGACTTCACCGTGATGCCCCTCTACCCGCAGGAGGCGCCGTCCTCCTCGGGCTCCTCGCTGGCGCGCACCTACGAGGTGCTGTCCGAGCCGTGGGACGTGCCCAACGTGCGCGCCGTGCCGGCCTTCTACGACCACCCGGCCTTCCTGGATGCCTTCGCGCGGGTGGCGCGCCCCGTCATCACCGAGGCACGGGCGGACCACGTCCTCTTCAGCTTCCACGGGGTGCCCGAGCGCCATGTCCGCCGGACGGATGCCTCGGGGCGGCACTGCCTGGCCTCGGGCGGGTGCTGCGACGCCATCACCGACGCGAACCGCCACTGCTACCGGGCCCAGTGTTTCGCCACGGCGCGGGAGCTGGCGAAGCGGTTGGGGTTGGAGCCCCAGGGGTGGAGCGTGTCCTTCCAGTCCCGCCTGGGGCGCACGCCGTGGGTGAAGCCGTACACGGACTTCGTGCTGCCGGAGCTGGCCGCGCGCGGGGTGAAGCGCCTCGCCGTGATGTGCCCGGCCTTCGTCTCCGACTGCCTGGAGACGCTGGAGGAGGTGGCCCTGCGCGGGCGCGACCAGTTCCTCGCGAGCGGGGGCGAGTCGCTCACCCTCGTCCCCTCGCTCAACGCGGACCCCGCCTGGGCGGACGCCGTGGTGCGGCTCGTCCGCGAGTCGGAGGCCGCGGCTACTTCTTCGCCTGCGGCTGCAGCAGCTCCGGCGGTACCGGATCGACCGGGGTGA
- a CDS encoding ABC transporter ATP-binding protein has product MIHVEGLTKYYGSHAAIRELAFHIERGEVIGFLGLNGAGKTTTLKILGCVLLPTSGRAVIDGYDVVSHPHEVRQRIGFLPDTPPLYDEMLVGEFLAFVARLRGVPSREVSARVSEAEEKTGLRDVDDAPISSLSHGYRQRVGVAQALVHRPALLILDEPGSGLDPRQMVEMRALIRGLRGAHTVLVSSHLLSEISQTCDRLLVIKDGEIVAQGTEEELGQRLGGGGFIEVEVRGERERVLAALAAVGPVHVVAEAEGVMTLRVDAPAELRPRVAQAVVGAGLELLRLDRGTEKLESLFLRLTRGQEVTAS; this is encoded by the coding sequence ATGATCCACGTCGAGGGGCTGACCAAGTACTACGGCAGCCACGCGGCCATCCGGGAGCTCGCCTTCCACATCGAGCGGGGCGAGGTCATCGGCTTCCTGGGGCTCAACGGGGCGGGCAAGACGACCACCCTGAAGATCCTCGGGTGCGTGCTGTTGCCCACGTCGGGACGGGCCGTCATCGACGGCTACGACGTCGTGAGCCATCCGCACGAGGTGCGTCAGCGCATCGGCTTCCTGCCGGACACGCCGCCGCTCTACGACGAGATGCTGGTGGGGGAGTTCCTCGCCTTCGTGGCGCGGCTGCGGGGCGTGCCCTCGCGCGAGGTGTCCGCCCGGGTCTCCGAGGCCGAGGAGAAGACGGGCCTGCGCGACGTGGACGACGCGCCCATCTCCTCGCTGAGCCACGGTTACCGGCAGCGCGTGGGGGTGGCGCAGGCGCTCGTGCACCGGCCGGCGCTGCTCATCCTCGACGAGCCGGGCAGCGGATTGGATCCCCGGCAGATGGTGGAGATGCGCGCGCTCATCCGCGGGCTGCGGGGCGCGCACACGGTGCTCGTCTCCAGCCACCTGTTGTCGGAGATCAGCCAGACGTGTGACCGGCTCCTCGTCATCAAGGATGGGGAGATCGTCGCCCAGGGCACCGAGGAGGAGCTGGGCCAGCGGCTGGGCGGCGGTGGCTTCATCGAGGTGGAGGTGAGGGGCGAGCGGGAGCGGGTGCTGGCGGCGCTCGCGGCCGTGGGGCCGGTGCACGTGGTGGCCGAGGCCGAGGGCGTGATGACGCTCCGGGTGGACGCTCCGGCGGAGCTGCGGCCGAGGGTGGCCCAGGCGGTGGTGGGGGCGGGCCTGGAGCTGCTCCGGCTGGACCGGGGGACGGAGAAGCTCGAGTCCCTCTTCCTGCGCCTCACCCGGGGTCAGGAGGTGACCGCGTCATGA
- a CDS encoding TIGR01777 family oxidoreductase has translation MGKSQVFEARSQMPVDAEAVFAWHAREGAFQRLTPPWEPVEVEEKQGDGIREGTRVVLRMNLGPVPLRWVARHTRYVPGSLFQDVQESGPFARWVHTHRMWDEPSGGTVLEDEVEYALPVGALGRVVGGGYARHRLERMFAYRHAVTREDLRRHAAFAGREPLTVAVSGTSGLVGSALVPFLTTGGHRVRRLVRGQPEAGDIAWAPGQGEMDLVALEGVDAVVHLAGAPIADGRWTEERKALIRRSRVEGTRVLCESLARLARPPRVLVSASAMGFYGNRGDEVLTESSTSGEGFLADVTREWEAATAPAEQAGIRVVHLRLGVVLSSRGGALAKMLPAFQAGGGGRIGDGRQWMSWVSLEDVIGLVHFALFDEGLRGPVNAVAPNAVRQAELARTLGQVLSRPALVPLPASAVRTLFGEMGQETLLLSAHLRPEAAERQGFTFIHPTLEQALRFTLGKTTEGPRFRHG, from the coding sequence ATGGGCAAGTCGCAGGTGTTCGAGGCTCGCAGCCAGATGCCCGTGGATGCCGAGGCGGTATTCGCCTGGCACGCCCGCGAGGGGGCCTTCCAGCGCCTGACACCTCCCTGGGAGCCTGTCGAGGTGGAGGAGAAGCAGGGCGATGGCATCCGCGAGGGCACGCGGGTGGTGCTGCGCATGAACCTGGGGCCCGTGCCCCTGCGGTGGGTGGCGCGGCATACCCGGTATGTTCCCGGCTCGCTCTTCCAGGACGTGCAGGAGTCGGGGCCCTTCGCCCGGTGGGTCCACACCCACCGCATGTGGGACGAGCCCTCGGGCGGCACGGTGCTGGAGGATGAGGTGGAGTACGCGCTGCCGGTGGGGGCGCTCGGGCGCGTGGTGGGGGGCGGCTACGCGCGGCACCGGCTGGAGCGGATGTTCGCCTACCGCCACGCGGTGACGCGCGAGGACCTGCGGCGGCACGCGGCCTTCGCCGGGCGGGAGCCGCTGACGGTGGCGGTGAGCGGCACCTCGGGGCTGGTGGGGAGCGCGCTGGTCCCCTTCCTCACCACGGGAGGCCACCGGGTGCGGCGGCTGGTGCGCGGTCAGCCCGAGGCCGGGGACATCGCCTGGGCTCCGGGCCAGGGGGAGATGGACCTGGTCGCGCTGGAGGGGGTGGACGCGGTGGTGCACCTGGCCGGGGCGCCCATCGCCGATGGGCGCTGGACGGAGGAGCGCAAGGCCCTCATCCGTCGCAGCCGTGTCGAGGGCACCCGGGTGCTGTGCGAGTCGCTCGCACGTCTGGCTCGCCCGCCGCGGGTCCTGGTGAGCGCATCGGCCATGGGGTTCTACGGCAACCGGGGTGACGAGGTGCTCACCGAGTCCAGCACGTCCGGAGAGGGCTTCCTCGCCGACGTCACCCGCGAGTGGGAGGCGGCCACCGCCCCGGCGGAGCAAGCCGGCATCCGCGTGGTGCACCTGCGCTTGGGGGTGGTGCTGAGCTCCCGGGGTGGTGCGCTGGCGAAGATGCTCCCCGCCTTCCAGGCGGGAGGAGGTGGCCGCATCGGAGATGGCCGGCAGTGGATGAGCTGGGTCTCCCTGGAGGACGTCATCGGCCTCGTCCACTTCGCCTTGTTCGACGAGGGGCTGCGCGGGCCCGTGAACGCGGTGGCGCCGAACGCCGTGCGGCAGGCGGAGCTCGCCCGGACCCTGGGACAGGTGCTCTCCCGGCCGGCACTGGTTCCACTGCCCGCCAGCGCGGTGAGGACCCTCTTCGGCGAGATGGGCCAGGAGACGCTCCTCCTCAGTGCCCACCTCCGCCCGGAGGCCGCCGAGCGCCAGGGCTTCACCTTCATCCACCCCACGCTGGAGCAGGCCCTGCGCTTCACGCTCGGGAAGACGACCGAGGGGCCTCGCTTCCGCCACGGGTGA
- a CDS encoding TerC family protein, with the protein MNIQVALWVGFNVFVLAMLAMDLGLFHRKEHVVTPKEAGGWTIVWIVLSLLFCGGLWYFGYWTTAQSMQWVTAYVIEYALSVDNLFVFLMVFAYFRVALEVQHRVLFWGIMGAFIMRAVLILAGTALVQRFHWLLYLFGAFLVFTAAKMAFSKDDDDAADPEQTFIVKLSRRMLPVARQGEGSNFFTIEDGRRKVTPLFLVLMVVEATDLLFALDSIPAVLGISQDPFIVYTSNVCAILGLRSLFFVVASLMEKFHLLKVGLAAILGFVGTKMLIVFFDIHVPIGLSLGIIGGILVASIVASLIWPKPEVPAQLEQQRRDREGANP; encoded by the coding sequence GTGAACATACAAGTCGCGCTCTGGGTGGGCTTCAACGTCTTCGTGCTGGCGATGTTGGCCATGGATCTGGGCCTCTTCCATCGCAAGGAGCACGTGGTGACGCCCAAGGAGGCGGGTGGGTGGACGATCGTGTGGATCGTCCTCAGCCTGCTGTTCTGCGGGGGCCTCTGGTACTTCGGCTACTGGACCACCGCCCAGTCCATGCAGTGGGTGACGGCCTACGTCATCGAGTACGCGCTCTCGGTCGACAACCTCTTCGTCTTCCTCATGGTGTTCGCCTACTTCCGGGTGGCCCTGGAGGTGCAGCACCGGGTGCTCTTCTGGGGCATCATGGGCGCGTTCATCATGCGCGCCGTGCTCATCCTGGCTGGCACCGCGCTCGTCCAGCGCTTCCACTGGCTGCTCTACCTCTTCGGCGCCTTCCTCGTCTTCACCGCGGCGAAGATGGCCTTCTCCAAGGACGACGACGATGCCGCGGACCCCGAGCAGACCTTCATCGTGAAGCTGTCCCGGCGCATGCTGCCGGTGGCCCGGCAGGGCGAGGGCAGCAACTTCTTCACCATCGAGGACGGCCGGCGCAAGGTGACGCCCCTGTTCCTGGTGCTCATGGTGGTGGAGGCCACGGACCTGCTCTTCGCCCTGGACTCCATCCCCGCCGTGCTGGGCATCAGCCAGGACCCCTTCATCGTCTACACGTCCAACGTGTGCGCCATCCTGGGCCTGCGCTCGCTCTTCTTCGTGGTGGCGAGCCTCATGGAGAAGTTCCACCTGCTCAAGGTGGGCCTGGCCGCCATCCTCGGCTTCGTGGGCACGAAGATGCTCATCGTCTTCTTCGACATCCACGTCCCCATCGGGCTGTCGCTGGGCATCATCGGAGGCATCCTGGTGGCCTCCATCGTGGCCTCGCTCATCTGGCCCAAGCCGGAGGTGCCCGCGCAACTGGAGCAGCAGCGGCGGGACCGGGAAGGCGCCAACCCCTGA